One Peribacillus simplex NBRC 15720 = DSM 1321 genomic region harbors:
- a CDS encoding ADP-ribosylglycohydrolase family protein produces MAGRRMVDRWEDDNKIFMSLAIKKRVLPSLYGGIIGDMLGVPVEFKKRGTFTIDDITGYGTYNQPPGTWSDDTSLTLCLIENLIEKSDSAELIQKFVQYMESGYWTPHHEMFDIGRTTSEAITKFKSGTPAPECGGNAMFDNGNGALMRIAPVAFILINNFNFIGKIQTIKKYTEVTHAHPRSVVGSIIHVEFLLRLYYNNSPEDAIRQTKKLFDENFDKDHIYQKELQSYSRIFEEDFFSLPQEEIQSDGYVVHTLEAAIWCLGNSDSFSDAVLKAVNLGDDTDTVGAITGTLAGMYYKMDDIPKEWLEKITRKEDIDKLIEKFLSFCADKAIKEEYGD; encoded by the coding sequence ATGGCAGGCAGAAGAATGGTAGACAGATGGGAAGACGATAACAAGATTTTTATGAGTTTAGCTATTAAGAAAAGAGTATTACCGAGTCTGTATGGCGGTATTATTGGAGACATGCTTGGTGTCCCAGTTGAATTTAAAAAAAGAGGGACGTTTACTATTGATGATATAACGGGATATGGAACGTATAATCAGCCACCAGGCACTTGGTCGGATGATACTTCGTTAACTTTATGTTTAATTGAAAACTTAATTGAAAAAAGCGATTCAGCGGAGCTAATACAAAAATTCGTTCAGTATATGGAATCTGGTTATTGGACACCACATCATGAAATGTTCGATATTGGCAGAACGACCAGTGAAGCCATAACCAAGTTTAAAAGTGGAACGCCAGCGCCAGAATGTGGAGGAAATGCAATGTTTGATAATGGGAATGGGGCGTTGATGAGGATCGCTCCAGTAGCATTTATCCTTATTAATAACTTTAATTTCATTGGAAAAATCCAAACCATTAAAAAGTATACGGAAGTAACCCATGCACATCCGCGTTCTGTGGTAGGTTCCATTATTCATGTCGAGTTTTTACTTAGACTTTATTATAATAATTCTCCTGAAGATGCAATAAGACAAACAAAAAAACTTTTTGATGAGAATTTTGATAAAGATCATATATACCAAAAAGAGCTACAATCCTATTCAAGAATTTTTGAAGAAGATTTCTTTTCATTACCACAAGAAGAAATTCAGTCAGATGGTTATGTCGTTCATACGTTGGAAGCAGCCATTTGGTGCTTAGGAAATTCAGATTCGTTTAGCGATGCCGTTTTAAAAGCAGTGAATCTAGGGGATGATACGGATACAGTAGGTGCCATTACGGGAACATTGGCAGGTATGTACTATAAAATGGACGACATTCCTAAAGAATGGCTTGAGAAAATCACCAGAAAAGAAGATATTGATAAATTAATCGAGAAATTCCTTAGTTTTTGTGCAGATAAAGCAATTAAAGAAGAGTATGGAGATTGA